TATGAGGAAATCGTCGAAAAGCTATTGCCCTCCCTGCAAGCCACGGCGCGCGCGATTTCCCGCGACGTACGTACAGCAGCCCTGAATTAGAAGGAGAAACCCCATGACTGACATTGTGATTTGCAACCCCAAGCGCACCCCGGTTGGCCGCTACGGCGGCGCCTTCGTGGGCGTGCCGGTGCAGGACCTGGCCGCGACCGTGGTCAACGCCGTGATCGAGGAGTCCGGCATTGATACCGCGCTTATCGACGACGTAATTTTCGGCCAGGCGGGCCCCAACGGCGCGGCACCGGCGCTGGGCCGCATCGTGTCACTGGATGCGGAGCTTGGTGAGGGCGGCGTGTCCGTGCCGGGCATGCAGCTGGATCGCCGCTGCGGCTCCGGCCTGCAGGCTGTGGCGACTGCCGCGGCGCACATTGCTGCAGGTGCCGCCGACGTGATCATCGCGGGTGGTGCGGAGTCCATGTCCAACACCGAGTACAGCGTGGACGGCAAGGTTGTGGACCGCCTGCAGGAGGGCCGCGAGAAGGCCGGCGGCAAGCACCACCCGATCCCGGGCGGCATGATCGAGACCGCCGAGAACCTGCGCGAGGAGTACTCCATTGCTCGCGAGCGCCAAGACAAGCTGGCCGCGGAATCCCACGCGCGGGCTGCCGCCGCAACTGAGAAGGGCGATTTCGCCGACGAAATCGTGCCGGTCAGCGTGCCGCAGCGCAAAGGCGACCCGGTGATCGTGGACAAGGACGAGCACATCCGCCCCGGCACTACCGAGGAGCAGCTGGCGAAGCTGCGTCCGGTGATGAAGATCAAGGGCGCGAGCGTGACCGCCGGCAACGCGTCCGGCCAGAACGACGGTGCCGCAGCCATGATCGTGACCACCCGCGAGAAGGCCGAAGAGCTCGGTCTGACCCCGATGGCCGTGCTCCGCGGCTGGGCCGTGGCCGGCGTCGCGCCGGAGACCATGGGCATCGGCCCGGTGGCCGCGACCGAGAAGGTGTTCAAGCGCCTCGGCCTGACGTTCGACGACATCGACTTGATCGAGCTCAACGAGGCTTTCGCCGCCCAGGCCCTGGCCGTGCTGGATGCGTGGGGTATGAGGACGACCCGCGCGTCAACCCCGTCGGCTCCGGTATCTCGCTTGGCCACCCCGTTGGTGCAACCGGTGCCCGCATGCTGGTCACCGCCTCCCACCAGCTGGCCCGCACTGACGCGAAGCGTGCCCTGGTGACCATGTGCATCGGCGGCGGCCAGGGCATGGCTGCTGTTATCGAGAAGCCGTAGGGGGCTGGCTGGTTGGGGGCAGGCAGGCTGGTTGGGGGCTGGGGGGCAGGCGCTGACTGTTGCACCCGCACCTAGGCTGTTTACCTGCCCTCAATCTTGCTGAGGCCTACAGGGGTGTAGGCCTCAAGATTTTTGAGTCACACCAGTCACACATAACCTGGAGTTTTGCGGTAGGCCTCAGCGCGAATGTTCGTTGAGGCCTACAGCGCTGTAGGCCTCAGTATTCTGCACCCGGTTGAGAGCAGCCGGGTGCAGCTGTCAAGGCTGGGCCGGGCGGCAACCGCACACCTACACTGGCGGGCATGGATCAATTCGGCATCCCCAACAACACTGGAAACACCGGCGGGAACCCGGGGCGCGACTTCGCGCTTGGTGCGCTCTTCATCATCATCGCGGTGGCATCGTTTGTGTTCCTTGAGGGGGCCACGGCGGTGTTCATTGGTATTGCGGGCGCAATCGCAGGTGCGGTTGCGATCATCCGCGGAATCCAGAATCCAGCCGAGCCGGGGCCGGATCCGCTGCAGCTGGAAAACGAGGCAGTCACCGGCGACCTTGGCGCCGAGGGGTTTGACTGGGATGCGCACTACAAGCGGGATTTCGGGCAGCCCGGTGAGCAGGCTGGCTTCGGCGAGCCCGGGCAGCCCGGTGATCAGGCTGGCTTCGGCGAGCCCGGGCGGCCAGGTGAGCAGGGGGACTACGGCCAGCCGGGGCAACCCCGCAGCTAAGCGTCGGGGTGCGGATCGCTCAAGGTGCGCGGCGACGCCAGCGCGTCTCGTTCGCGCGCGATCATGAGGCGGTCTAGGTCCGCAAGCACAGCGTCAACATCGGCGGGGTTGTAGCGGCGCTCGCGTCGGGCGCGCTGCAACTCGTTGGTCGCGGCCTGCAGCGCAATGTGCTGCATCTCGCTGGCGGCAGCCCGGGCGCGCTCGAACGCCTCGCGGCGTTCGCGGGCGCCCTCGGGGTCAACCTGTCGTCGATTAGCAAGTGCCTCCAGCCATTCCTGCACCATGTCGTAGGACTCGGGGGCGAGCTCCGGCCCGCGCTCCTGGACGGCCTTGCGGGCGGCGGCGTAGGCGCGGTCGTTCAGCTCGGCGTTAACGCGGTCGCCGCGGGCATCGGGGCCATTCTCCAGGTCAAGCTGGCGGACAAGCCACGGCAGAAGCAGGCCGGGAATCACCATGGTGAAGGTAAGCACGGACAGTGCGATCACGCTGAGCTCATGGTGGTAGGCCATGGTGCCGGCCGGGATGGAGAGCACCAGCGCGAGCGTGACCAGGCCGCGCATGCCGGCCCACGCCATGAGCAGCACCTCCTGGAGGCGCAGCGGGGCGACGTTGGTCTTGCCCTGCTTCTGGTGCACGCGGCACATCACCCACATCCAGGCGAAACGCACCGCGAAGGCCACCAGGGAAAGCACGAAGCCTATCCAGACGGCTTCCCAGAAGTTGGTGCCGGCATCGTCGATAGCGTCGCGCACGCTCATGCCGATCAGGCCGAAAGCGAGGCCGGTGAAGAGCAGCTCCACCGTCTCCCAGAAGGAGTGGCCGCTCAGGCGGTCCTCCGCAGTCAGCGAGGCGCGGGAGCTCATCTCCACCGCCGCGATCACAATCGCGATCACGCCGGACGCATGAATCTCCTCCGCCGCCGCGTAAATGGCGAACGGCAGCACCCAGGTGAACGCGGTGCGGATCACGCTATCCGGCACGTGGTCCATGAACCACGCCGCAAGCCTGCCGACGACTAAACCGATCACCACCGCGACTACCGCGGCGTACACAAACTTCAGCAGACCGGCGCCGAAATCGATCTCATCCCCCGCGAGCAGGGCGGCGAGGGCGACATTGAAAGCGACGATGGAGGCGGCGTCGTTAAACAAGCCCTCCGTCTGCAGCGTGCCGGTGATGCGCCGCGGGATGCCGGCCGGGCCCGCCACCGCGTCCACCGCTACCGGGTCGGGCGGGGCGATTGCCGACGCAAGCACCATCGCACCTGCAAGACCAATGCCCGGCATCAGCCACATGGCGGTGCCCGTCAGCGCTGCGATGGTGAGAAACACCAGCACCACGGACATGGACAGCACCACGTTGAGCTGGGAGCGGATCATGCCCCACGACGTTCTCCTTGCCAGCGACCACAGCAGCGGCGGCAGGAAGATCGGCAGGATCAGGTGCGTATCCAGGCTCACCGTCTGAATCCCGGGGATGAACAGCACGGGGGCCACTGCGATGGTCAAAAGCGCCGGCCACGGCAGGCCCGTGCGTTCACCGATTGCGGCGACGAGGACGGTGGCGAGCAATAAGCCGATGATGGCAAGGAAAACTGTCACGCAGGGCAGTGTACGTCGCGCGCCCCAACTACACCTGGTCGAAGAACTCCACGTGCTGGCCGCCGATGACCTTGGACGGCACGCCGATCTTGCCCGCTGCCTTGATCTCCGCGTATCCGTCGAGCGCGTCGCGGTAGGCAAGGAAGCGCTTCAGGTTCCGGATGTCCGTGACATCCAGCATCTCAGCCCCGCCGAACTGCTCCGGGTCCGCAGCGTATTGCGCAATCACGCCCGCGCAGTCGGGGCACTGGTGGTGCACGAAGATTTCCACGCGCGCTGTCTCCGCCGCGTTACCCATCGCCACTAGTGCCCGCGAGTCTGGTTGATGGCCTCGCCGTTCTCGAAGAACGGGCGCAGGTGGTTGTCAAAGAGGCTCAACGCAGCGCCGATGGCCATGTGCATGTCCAGGTACTGGTACGTGCCCAGGCGGCCGCCGAAGAGCACGCGGTTCTCCCGCGACTCCTCCGCCGCCAGCTCGCGGTACTTCAGCAGCTTCTCGCGGTCCTCCGGGGTGTTGATCGGGTAATACACCTCATCCTCGTCCTCTGCGAAGCGGGAGTACTCCTTCACAATCACGGTCTTGTCATCCGGGTATA
Above is a genomic segment from Corynebacterium sp. CNCTC7651 containing:
- a CDS encoding sodium:proton antiporter, with product MTVFLAIIGLLLATVLVAAIGERTGLPWPALLTIAVAPVLFIPGIQTVSLDTHLILPIFLPPLLWSLARRTSWGMIRSQLNVVLSMSVVLVFLTIAALTGTAMWLMPGIGLAGAMVLASAIAPPDPVAVDAVAGPAGIPRRITGTLQTEGLFNDAASIVAFNVALAALLAGDEIDFGAGLLKFVYAAVVAVVIGLVVGRLAAWFMDHVPDSVIRTAFTWVLPFAIYAAAEEIHASGVIAIVIAAVEMSSRASLTAEDRLSGHSFWETVELLFTGLAFGLIGMSVRDAIDDAGTNFWEAVWIGFVLSLVAFAVRFAWMWVMCRVHQKQGKTNVAPLRLQEVLLMAWAGMRGLVTLALVLSIPAGTMAYHHELSVIALSVLTFTMVIPGLLLPWLVRQLDLENGPDARGDRVNAELNDRAYAAARKAVQERGPELAPESYDMVQEWLEALANRRQVDPEGARERREAFERARAAASEMQHIALQAATNELQRARRERRYNPADVDAVLADLDRLMIARERDALASPRTLSDPHPDA